Within Rhododendron vialii isolate Sample 1 chromosome 12a, ASM3025357v1, the genomic segment TTATTAAACTTTGAATGGGAATTAGCAATAGTGATGAGGATACTCTAAAGAAAACACATGTTgcaccctcgattttcaacataaatataaatgattttcttaataaaatccTGACAGTAATCTGtacgatacccaaaagagttcaacattctcattttcatAATTGCATCTCAACGTCCaatagttttcaaaatattacatcattggctcaacggccccaaaaTCAACATAGGTACTAGGTATCGAAAGAGagttaagggttacaatatttCAAGACAAAAGGATTATAAAATTAAGTTActaatacatcttccaaaagagatttacaaagatgaaaaGTAACTCCTTCttttagctttcaaaagaatttCCACATCTAAGCACTCCAAGTATGCAAGCTACTGTCctgggttagcacctgaaaatgatgtaaggtttgagctacactagcccagtaggaaagtCTACACTAATATTATATGCTCATGAAATGATTAGATGCATGAATACAAAGACAAGGATAACAATCAAGCTATAAGGAGTGATCACATCTAGATAAATTCcaatcccaagtcattcttttgaCTCCCATTCACACACTAGAAATCCTTTAACCATTTTCGTATCATCAAACTCTTGTCACTTTGTGTTATGAGCTTAAAGCTCCTGCAtggccaattaagggatcccgataTCGTGGATCCTGAATAGATAATGAGCAtttgctcctgccgggccagttaagggatcccgataccccctgccaggcacccacccatCGATGGGTCCTGAGTATTCACATTTTGTTTAAGTGTCAAATGTCCGTTCATACACAATGCTCATTCCATAACTTTCATCTCAAAGCTCGGTTAAATCTCATAAGTCCAACAAACTAGATACCAAGTGTCATAGCATGCGAAGTTACTCTTAGACTTGTAAACAAGGACATCAAAACCCCATGACATGAATCATAACCTTGAAACATGCATTAGagaatttttcagaaaattttaaAGACTGGTAGGGGAGAAGTCCTACTGATACAAACTCGGTCCAGAAAAACCATCAATGTTGATGTTGATAAGTTTCAGAAGTTCTATTGGTAGGAAAGAGGTTCTACTGGTACAAAATGAGATCAGAAGGGACACATTTTGGGCATATATGTTTTCTATTGGTAGGAGGccagttctaccggtagggatgaagttctaccggtagaaacttgGAAAGTTCTGACGATTTTCACAGTTTGACagatttcaatccaaactcaaatacaacattacaagcacgatttcAAGTcacaaatcactcataaaacatgtaaagaaaggtagaattccctaccttaAGTCCAGAAGGCGAAACCCATGAGATAGCACAAGCCCTAGACTCTGAAACCCTTGAACTTGATCGAATACTCCTCTCTGAGCTAAACCCAACGAACTACAAGCCTCAAATCACGAATAAAAGGTGGAATGAAGGTCAATCTTCAtgagttttgagtttagagGTGAGAATTTGAGAGAtgggggagggggggtggggggagtgagagagccgagagagggagagagtgtcGATAGTGAGAGATGAGAAGATTGAGATTTTTCTCTCCTACACCTAATCATACACACATATATGCACCCCACTTCTTGCCCTAACACCCAAGCTTTCCAAATCCTTGCACATTAACCCACAAACGTAATTTCCAGATTATGCCATCATTTATTCTTtataaaatatgaaaattaaagaaattaaataCAGGTCTCTACAACACATGGAAGGAATTAACTGAACGAAATCAAGATATATTTGTTGTTTGGACTTTTATGTAGAATGGAGGAAATCTACTAAGCTTTTTTGTTTGgcttaatttcttaatttcctCATTTAgttcatatcttttgttgttcGGAATATATGGTGGAAGACAGTAGCAGGGTTTGGGCAGGAGGAAGATGAAGGAGggaaatggaggaggaagatgaagatgacGGTAGGAAGTGTAACGTCCCTGACCCGTCCTTATAAGTCTTAGCCATCCCAAAACGCCGGTGAAACCATCACCAAGGCTGTACCTAATATACAACTTCTCATAATCATATAATAAGAAGGGACAAGAGTGTGTATCCAATGGAAGCTTATCCTGTACAATCTAATAAACGACAACTTACACTTTCAAAAGAGATAAGATCCCCAAAATACACCTCAGAGCTGTGCTTAATAATAAGGTTTAGCAAGCTACTTACAACGATTACATAATTTAACAAGTAATCAGAATACAACTCCTATCCATGAAATAATCATATGATCCTCATCACAAGTGTCACGCCATCTAACTCTTTAATTTCTGAAAGGTGGAGAAAACACATAAGCTAACTCTCGTATGAGTGACCAATACATAATTTACATGCTCTCCATAGACATTGATAAAACATTTCATATAGATTCGAGTCATAGAAACATAGCCTGATATATAAAGCACATTCCCCCTAGTTGTGGATCTATCAGGCGTCCCTGATAGTGGATAAGCTTCGATGTCTTAGCATTACCCATAGCGTTTTATGTGTCACATTGTAAGAATGTCTTTGCTAGATAAGAAAATATTTCCACCTTTCATTGGTTTCCATAAAGATCATATCATTGTACAAAACATGTCTGATAAAACATTGAAGTAGAAAACTTGTATAAAACCATGTAATTTTGATATTAAGTCACTCACCTCAAATCCGAGCTTCTAAATCACATTCCCTACATAAACATATAAGGTAATTATAATTAAGATTCAATGAAGCACATTTAAACCCCTAAATACTTCCATTAGATCTCCCCAGTAGCTTAACAAACGGCCTAAGGTAAAGATTAAGGTCCCATTCTAATGGTGAAGTAAGAACATCACTAAACTCCAAGTATCATCGACCTAACCATATCCAGAAGAGTTCGATTCCTTCTCTCTGTAACTCCATTTGTTGCGGAGTACTAGGAATCATTAATTGCCTGCATATCCCTTTTTCCTCACAGAACACTTTGAACTGATTAGATAAGTATTCTCGGCCCCGATCAGTACGAAAAACTTTCAAGTTCCTCTTTTTCTGATTCTTAACCTCTGCCACAAAGCGCTTGAAACAATTCAAAGCCTCAGAATGGTGAGACAACAGAAATACTGAGCCAAAGCGTGAGAAATCATCCATGAATGTTATAAAGTACGATGCAACATGACGTGCCTTGACATTCATTGGTCCACATATGTCAGAATGGACTAGCTCTAACGGATGAGAAGCCCTAGAAGCCTTACCAAAAGGCTTCTTGCATGCTTTACCAACCAAACAAGGCTCACAGGTAGGCAGGCTTACTTTGGCAAGAGGACCCAATAGCCCTTCTCTAGCCAGTCTAGCCAATCTTTCTTGGCCTATGTGGCCAAGTCTCACATACCATGTCCATAAAATGTTTTACCAAGATAAATAGACAAGCTATTATTCTcagattgaaaagaaaatcctAACTGCAATAATGCTAAAACTGAAACCAAATTACATCGGATAATGGGTGCATGAAGCACATCATGAAGAAGTAAAGAACGCCCATAACGCATTTTGAGCTGATAGGTTCCAACTCCCAAAACCTCTTCTTACGCTTCATTGCCCATTATTACGTAATGTCTACCTACTGGTATCCGATGATAATCTACAAACCCAGCTCGATCTCTAGCTAAATGTTTTGTTGCTCCCGAATCTACAATCCAACCAACTAGAGAATGAGCGACAAACACATGTGAGCAAACAAAAACTTTTAGAGAGCTAGTTTTAGGGTTTACCTTCTTTGGCTCAGAACACTCCAGAGTGAAGTGACCCTTATGCCCACAGTTATAGCATTTCAGTTTGGACTTATCCTTCTTAGCACGCTTGCCTTTTTGACACTTGGTTACCTTGCCTTCTTTTGGCCCCAACTTTTCAGCCCTTCCTTGTCTAGCTCCCTTTTGCTGTCCTTTGCACTGGGACCAACGTCCATTGCACTGTCCAGCTTTAGCAACAAGTGCAGCACTGCGGTTTGCATCTACGCGCTCTGCCTCTAGCTCAAGGTGCCGAGAGATGTCATCAAAATTCTTTATCTCTTCATTATGTGTTAGCACAACTTTTATGTCTTTCCACAAAGGATCAGGAAGGGATCTGATGACAGCCAAAATCTGTTGCTCATCAGTGAGATCATTACCAGCAGACTGCATTTCACGGATCATGGCTGACATCACCCTAAGATGCTAAGCCATGGTATGCTTTGGGTCCATCACGTATTGATTGAACCTCAATGTTAAGGCACGAAGCCTTGTTTCTGATGTGCCACCATATTTTACTCGCAATTGATCCCACATTGCTTTAGCAGTTTGGAAATTCTCAAATTCACTAAGAAGGTCATCGTGCATGCAACTCAGCAAGGTAAAGGACGTACTTTTGTCCTTCTTACGCCAAATGTCATAGGCCTGCTGGTCACGACGATGCTGTGCAGTGGTCCCTCCTCAGGTGGGGTCATGACATTGGTCAAGTGATCAAGCAACTCTTGGTTGTTGAGAAGGTACTGAACCTTCCTATGCCATATATCATAGCTGGTTCCattgagtttctctctcttattaAGATTAGCAATAATATTCTTGGATGCCATTTGACTACATTCATTGCACAAGGGATTAATTAGGCACATATCAttatattttatttgcaaattttTAGACTATAAAATTCTCTCCCACATTATAAAATcgaaaattttacatttttaggTGCTAATAATCGTCTCCCATAATGTGAGATAGAATTAAATATCTAgctaatttgaaaataaaatatggGGAACAATTCCCATTTTCCACATTAGCTAAACGTGTAACAATAtgcaataataataattcacTGAAACAATTATTGCATAATTTATTTGAACGAATCAAAATAACAGGCTCGCAGTAAATCATTGAACAAATCAATTACTAAATAGAATTGTTATAACATGTTGAACTTATCAATAATAAAAAGAGGATAGCCACAAAATTTGATATGACATATGCTagtagaagaaggaaaaaaacagaacatatctcttcctttttcttttactgACCACATGTGATATTCATCtccttttatttcaaaaatagtaAATGGATCTATAATAATAATCCAGTACACCCAAACACATAGTAGGTGTCGACGTGTTCAtcttgttagtttttttttttttttttaaatatagaCAAGCATATATGGAAAAACAGATCTAGCCAAAAAccataatattttggaaaaacaaaTTTCATAAAATCAATTATCAGTGCAGCGGTGTCTTGTACACGCCCACAAAAGGCTGTGCTATGCCACTGAGACTCCAACTGGAATCAAGCCATAACTCTATTTGACGTCAACAATCACATATTATAGTTTACTCTTTTAATATAAACTGTTAAAACAATAAAACACAAACCCAACACTTAGTTAGATTTCGTCAAGAGATAAAATCGGACGTCAGAGTGGGCAAGACGTTATGTCACAGAATTAGCACAAAGCAATCTGTTGCATACCCCTAAGGCATAAAGATGCTACAAACATATTCTTTCCTTAGCCAACACATGAAGTAGTTTACTGGCCCATCAATAATAATAACACATAGTTTATTATGCCACACATGCCTACTGTTTTACTCATAAATCTGAGGGCAACTTTCGGAATGAACAAATCCAATCGTTAAAGTGTCAACACATCTCTACAATATAGAATCGAAATCATGCGATCTATAGTTCGATTGAAAAcatctgaaaaatatttttttagtcCACAGAAGTATGTTTACGAAAAACAAAACTATTAATCAATTAACAAATATTGACTTTGAATGTGAACATACACGACTACCAGTTGCTAATACGTATAAAGAGTGAAAACAAGCATCgaatgctttgataccactgtTAGCAAATAATGCGGGTAATACAAAAAATACCTACTGCGGATTACACAAATATAATGGATCGAAGACTTGTCTTACGAGCCCTACCAATACGCACACCCTGCACAAAGAAATATTAGAAACCTTTCTCGCAGGTGGAGAGGCTACTAGAGTCCTCCACAAACTTCACACGTTTCAAATCCCCAGGGGCTAGATGGCGCCTTAGAGAGAactaggggagagagagactactAATTGATATGTGAGAGAAAATACAACTGATATATTTTCTATTGTAGGCTATGGGAATTTATAGATGAGAAAAGTAGAGATATAAGACTTACTTATCTCTATCACTTAGGTAGTTTGAGTCCCTGTAGGATTCATCACCTTAAGTGGTTGAATCCACTTAATATTTATCATCTAAAGTTGTAGAGTCCACTTAGGACTTATCACATATTCAAAATACATGATAAATACAACCAAGTATTATCCCATGTGGACGCACCCATGGGCCCCATGCAACATCTCCCACTCATACACAGTGGGTATATATATTGAATCTCTCGTTCAATGAATTCCTCAATCCTATTCTCCTCTTCATACGGGAAAGTGAAACGTGCGACCAAGCGAGAAAAGTACTAAAATGAAGTGTCATATTAAGCCACCATCTAACTAACATAACACTCAACATCTCGTCTATACCCTAAATCATCTAACCACATCAAATAATGCACCTCTGATCCCTCACATAATATAACAGAGCCATGCAAGACCTCTTAATGCATTTGTGCTCAATGATTGTATCAAACCATCGTCGACACAATCGCCCGGGCTATGAGCCACAAATCATTAGTGTGATAACAAATGATCTTTCCTTAGACACTCATGGCAATCCATCTAATCTTGACTGCTTTCCTAGACACGCTCCGCTGGACCGTATAGCTCGTGATCCTTGGATGACATGCTAAAGTAGCAACATCAAACTTCAACTTCATGACATAGTTCTAAGTCCCAAAGGGTGTAAGTGTATAGGGACTACATAGTCCAAGGGCTCACGCAGTGACGAAGAAGGGATCTATTCTGTCACACCCTTTCACGGTCGACTCAAAGCACATACAGTATGATTTGTATGCTATGGTGGAGCTCCCACTTAGGTTATGTCACACTCTTACAGCATACAGACCTTGGTTCAAACACTACTCAGGCACCAACTTGAGTTTCCGAGACAAGTTCTACTAAAGTCCTTTCTCAAGTCTCTCACATCCGGCTTTATACAGGCTGCATGGAGGTGTGGATACACTCCATGTTCGACTTGTTTCAGTCTTATCTTAGCCCTCGCTAAGGCGACAAATAGTTTTAACTATAAACCCTAGCCCACTCACCAAGAGCCTAGGAGATCACACATTGTGATCATTTTATGTCTCATTCCGCGCGCTACCTAAGCACCGAGGTGATCTCCCGTGTGAGAGGGACAATCAAAAAAATGGTGACAAATTTTAATTACAAGATATGTGCACTGATTATACAATATTCCAATTTGCATataaataattgaaaacaaaattcattattaatgcataaaattccaaaaatgtCCATCAAACTCGAGCATATCAAATCATACGTAACCCCAAACCCCTAACATGTCTATGAAATATGTCTCTAGTAATGGGTTTGGTTAAAGGATCAACAATCATGTCGCTCATAGAGACATGCTTCAGGACCACCTGTCCTTGCGCAATGATATCATGAATGAACGCACTCCTTGACTAAACCAGACCAAGCTATACCAAGGATGGATGGGATTGCGCTTTTGACACGCCTCCCAAGCAGATTTCATCGAGAAGGAGCCATCAGCAGTTAGAGTCCACACAATCTTATCACAATCAGAGGTGGAAGGCAAAAAATTTTCAGGAGTATTCCGTATAATGCTCAATACAGCTCTGTTCCTTATCCTTGGCCACTTCCATTGTCCTTGATCAATAATAGAAGCAACTTTAGCATGCAAAGCAAGACCCCGATTAGTCACCACAGCCTCCCCAAATTCCTGGTATAACACTCCTAAAGGGTGCCAATTATCAGTCCAAAGGAAAGTATCATTACCATTGCCAATGATGTATCGGATCCAACTTTGGCATGTAGCTCTCAGCTTCAACAACTTTTGCATTACCCAAGAAGCCTCACTAGGACATT encodes:
- the LOC131309464 gene encoding uncharacterized protein LOC131309464 — protein: MKAYYSIDWDFLLDIMAAMEFPATFIGWVRACITSPMFSIMINGGLVGYFLGARGLRQGDPISPYLFLLVMEAFSSLLTWNIGQGEFTFHPKCMKPNLLKSSMFFAGVSSTAKLSFSVLMGIPEGKLPVKYLEVPLISTRLTSTDCSALKEKILARIHSWTQKFLSYGGRAQLIQSVLFRGLGFRSLKEWNKVVNMKHLWALSQNADNLWVKWVHVYILKGQSLWGIQCPSEASWVMQKLLKLRATCQSWIRYIIGNGNDTFLWTDNWHPLGVLYQEFGEAVVTNRGLALHAKVASIIDQGQWKWPRIRNRAVLSIIRNTPENFLPSTSDCDKIVWTLTADGSFSMKSAWEACQKRNPIHPWYSLVWFSQGVRSFMISLRKDSGIKAFDACFHSLYVLATGSRLESQWHSTAFCGRVQDTAALIIDFMKFVFPKYYGFWLDLQMASKNIIANLNKREKLNGTSYDIWHRKVQYLLNNQELLDHLTNVMTPPEEGPLHSIVVTSRPMTFGVRRTKVRPLPC